From the genome of Deinococcus sp. JMULE3, one region includes:
- the glyA gene encoding serine hydroxymethyltransferase, which yields MTSTAEPTTARDTALFDLIAQEAERQRLGLELIASENFTSAAVREAQGSIVTNKYAEGYPGKRWYGGCEVVDRIEQLAIDRLKELFGAAWANVQPHSGSSANLAVYNALIEPGSVVLGMDLSHGGHLTHGNPVNFSGLRYQIVGYKVNPETELIDMDEVRRLAHEHKPKMIIAGASAYSRTIDFAAFREIADEVGAILFADIAHIAGLIAAGVHPNALPHAHVVASTTHKTLRGPRGGIILSNDPEIGAKIDRAVFPGYQGGPLEHVIAAKAVAFGECLTDEFKAYAAQIVRNAQALAKAFQDKGYRVVSGGTDNHLFVLDLRPQGLNGTKATRLLDANHITISKSTLPYDTEKILHGGGIRIGTPAVTTRGMVESDMQTVADLIDRALKGEDVKAEVHAFAGAFRIP from the coding sequence ATGACCAGCACCGCCGAACCCACCACCGCCCGTGACACGGCCCTGTTTGACCTGATCGCCCAGGAGGCCGAGCGGCAGCGCCTCGGGCTGGAACTGATCGCCTCGGAGAACTTCACGTCGGCGGCGGTGCGCGAGGCGCAGGGCAGCATCGTGACGAACAAGTACGCGGAAGGCTACCCCGGCAAGCGCTGGTACGGCGGGTGCGAGGTCGTGGACCGCATCGAGCAGCTGGCCATCGACCGCCTGAAGGAACTGTTCGGCGCGGCGTGGGCGAACGTGCAGCCGCACAGTGGGTCCAGCGCGAACCTCGCGGTGTACAACGCGCTGATCGAGCCGGGGTCCGTGGTGCTGGGCATGGACCTCAGCCACGGCGGGCACCTGACGCACGGGAACCCCGTGAACTTCTCCGGGCTGCGCTACCAGATCGTGGGCTACAAGGTGAACCCCGAGACGGAACTGATCGACATGGACGAGGTCCGCCGTCTGGCGCACGAGCACAAACCGAAGATGATCATCGCGGGCGCCAGCGCGTACAGCCGCACCATCGACTTCGCGGCGTTCCGCGAGATTGCCGACGAGGTCGGCGCGATCCTGTTCGCGGACATCGCGCACATCGCGGGTCTGATCGCGGCGGGCGTGCACCCGAACGCGCTGCCGCACGCGCACGTGGTCGCCAGCACCACCCACAAGACCCTGCGCGGGCCGCGCGGCGGGATCATCCTGAGTAACGACCCGGAGATCGGCGCGAAGATCGACCGCGCCGTGTTCCCCGGTTACCAGGGTGGCCCGCTGGAGCACGTGATCGCCGCGAAGGCCGTCGCGTTCGGCGAGTGCCTGACCGACGAGTTCAAGGCATACGCCGCGCAGATCGTCCGTAACGCGCAGGCGCTCGCGAAGGCCTTCCAGGACAAGGGGTACCGCGTGGTGTCCGGCGGGACTGACAACCACCTGTTCGTGCTGGACCTGCGCCCGCAGGGCCTGAACGGCACCAAGGCCACGCGCCTGCTCGACGCGAACCACATCACGATCAGCAAGAGCACCCTGCCGTACGACACCGAGAAGATCCTGCACGGCGGCGGCATCCGCATCGGCACGCCCGCCGTCACCACGCGCGGCATGGTCGAAAGCGACATGCAGACCGTCGCGGACCTGATCGACCGTGCCCTGAAGGGCGAGGACGTCAAGGCCGAGGTGCACGCCTTCGCGGGGGCCTTCCGGATTCCCTGA
- a CDS encoding nuclear transport factor 2 family protein — protein MHPEQLLQAYADAVHARDADALLALYHPDVTVYDMWEHWQYDGQQQWRGMIEGWFASLGDERVQVTFDDVRSTVTPDLALVHAFVTYAGLSASGERLRTMNNRITLTLTPGGTGWLILHEHSSAPAEFSSGKVNLHRPA, from the coding sequence ATGCACCCCGAACAGCTCCTCCAGGCCTACGCCGACGCCGTCCACGCCCGCGACGCCGACGCCCTGCTCGCCCTGTACCACCCCGATGTCACCGTGTACGACATGTGGGAACACTGGCAGTACGACGGCCAGCAGCAGTGGCGCGGCATGATCGAGGGCTGGTTCGCCAGCCTCGGCGACGAGCGGGTGCAGGTCACCTTCGACGACGTCCGCAGCACCGTCACGCCCGATCTCGCCCTCGTGCACGCCTTCGTCACCTACGCGGGCCTCAGCGCCAGCGGCGAACGCCTGCGCACCATGAACAACCGCATCACCCTCACCCTGACCCCCGGCGGGACCGGCTGGCTGATCCTCCACGAACACAGCAGCGCCCCCGCCGAATTCAGCAGCGGCAAGGTCAACCTCCACCGACCAGCCTGA
- a CDS encoding glutamate synthase subunit beta, which yields MSKITGFLDQPRIKDQYAPVDARLKHYHEFLLPLAPDAARLQATRCMDCGIPFCNNGCPVGNIIPDFNNLVYQDDWRSALDTLHSTNNFPEFTGRICPAPCEAACTLNINGDAVGIKSIELSIIERGWQEGWVTPQPPAVKTGKKVAVIGSGPAGLAAAQQLARAGHDVTVFEKNDRVGGLMRYGIPDFKMDKHHIDRRVEQMQAEGVTFRTGTLVGAWPEGSRVTNLSKKTVTPDELKAEFDAVLLAGGAEQPRDLPAPGRDLDGIHFAMEFLPQQNRVNAGDKLKKQLRADGKHVIVIGGGDTGSDCVGTSNRHGAASVTQFEVMPQPPEQENKPLVWPYWPMKLRTSTSHEEGAVREFAIATKEFIGKGGKVTGVKTVRMEFNGGQLTEVPGSEEIHKADLVLLAMGFVSPVGSVIDAFGIQKDARGNAHAHTDEGGYHTNVQGVFAAGDMRRGQSLVVWAIREGRQAARAIDQHLMGTSVLPR from the coding sequence ATGAGCAAGATCACCGGCTTCCTCGACCAGCCGCGCATCAAGGACCAGTACGCCCCGGTCGACGCGCGCCTCAAGCACTACCACGAGTTCCTGCTGCCCCTGGCACCGGACGCCGCCCGCCTCCAGGCGACCCGCTGCATGGACTGCGGCATCCCGTTCTGCAACAACGGCTGCCCCGTCGGGAACATCATCCCGGACTTCAACAACCTCGTGTACCAGGACGACTGGCGCAGCGCGCTGGACACCCTGCACTCCACGAACAACTTCCCCGAGTTCACCGGCCGCATCTGCCCCGCCCCCTGCGAGGCCGCCTGCACCCTGAACATCAATGGCGACGCCGTCGGCATCAAGAGCATCGAGCTGAGCATCATCGAACGCGGCTGGCAGGAAGGCTGGGTCACGCCGCAACCCCCCGCCGTGAAGACCGGGAAGAAGGTCGCCGTGATCGGTTCGGGCCCCGCCGGGCTGGCCGCCGCGCAGCAGCTCGCGCGCGCCGGGCACGACGTGACCGTGTTCGAGAAGAACGACCGCGTGGGCGGCCTGATGCGCTACGGCATCCCCGACTTCAAGATGGACAAGCACCACATCGACCGCCGCGTCGAACAGATGCAGGCCGAGGGCGTCACCTTCCGCACCGGCACCCTGGTCGGCGCGTGGCCCGAGGGCAGCCGGGTCACGAACCTCAGCAAGAAGACCGTCACGCCCGACGAGCTGAAAGCCGAATTCGACGCCGTCCTTCTGGCGGGCGGTGCCGAGCAGCCCCGCGACCTGCCCGCGCCCGGCCGCGACCTGGACGGCATTCACTTCGCCATGGAATTCCTGCCGCAGCAGAACCGCGTGAACGCCGGCGACAAACTGAAAAAGCAGCTGCGCGCCGACGGCAAACACGTCATCGTGATCGGCGGCGGCGACACTGGCAGCGACTGCGTCGGCACCAGCAACCGCCACGGCGCCGCCAGCGTGACCCAGTTCGAGGTGATGCCCCAGCCGCCCGAACAGGAGAACAAACCCCTCGTGTGGCCCTACTGGCCCATGAAACTCCGCACCAGCACCAGCCACGAGGAAGGTGCCGTGCGTGAATTCGCCATCGCGACCAAGGAATTCATCGGCAAGGGCGGCAAGGTCACCGGCGTCAAGACCGTCCGCATGGAATTCAACGGCGGCCAGCTGACCGAGGTTCCCGGCAGCGAGGAAATCCACAAGGCCGACCTCGTCCTGCTCGCCATGGGCTTCGTCAGCCCCGTCGGCAGCGTCATCGACGCCTTCGGCATTCAGAAGGACGCCCGAGGCAACGCCCACGCCCACACCGACGAGGGCGGCTACCACACCAACGTGCAGGGTGTCTTCGCCGCCGGGGACATGCGGCGCGGCCAGAGCCTCGTCGTGTGGGCTATCCGCGAGGGCCGCCAGGCCGCCCGCGCCATCGACCAGCACCTCATGGGCACCTCAGTGCTGCCCCGCTGA
- a CDS encoding HD domain-containing phosphohydrolase produces the protein MDLAALPSDLTLHLTQVGLTASNLSAALRPVLDTLTSHAGARTATYYQRRDHTGRAGPPGPSYPARVCQGPAPLPTLPTDLTRALQRHADLLEWPPDGHRPPLLAAPIHDRDGTLLGALLITHDTPDWSASHRTLLRTLAGLVTLVAARLHAEERERDAHEHALRALSLALEARDHDLRGHTDRVTQLALLVGQAMHLPPDSLGALRWGAYLHDIGKLTLPDDVLHHPGPLTPAMRDRMHQHVQEGLNLARQLPFVPPEALDVIAAHHERWDGSGYPRGRSGTAIPLTARIFAACDVFDALTSPRAYKHAWTPGDALHFVQQGSGTHFDPQVVQALTQVLGHHAA, from the coding sequence ATGGATCTCGCCGCGCTGCCCAGTGACCTCACCCTGCACCTGACGCAGGTGGGCCTCACCGCCAGCAACCTCAGCGCCGCCCTGCGCCCCGTCCTGGACACCCTGACCAGCCACGCCGGGGCACGCACCGCCACGTACTACCAGCGGCGCGACCACACCGGCCGCGCCGGACCGCCCGGACCCAGCTACCCCGCGCGCGTCTGCCAGGGGCCCGCCCCGCTCCCCACCCTCCCCACCGACCTGACCCGCGCCCTGCAGCGTCACGCCGACCTGCTCGAATGGCCCCCGGACGGACACCGCCCACCCCTGCTGGCCGCGCCCATCCACGACCGGGACGGCACGCTCCTCGGGGCGCTCCTCATCACCCACGACACGCCCGACTGGAGCGCGTCGCACCGCACCCTGCTGCGCACCCTGGCCGGACTGGTCACGCTGGTCGCCGCGCGCCTGCACGCCGAGGAACGCGAACGCGACGCGCACGAACACGCCCTGCGCGCCCTGAGCCTCGCGCTGGAAGCCCGCGACCACGACCTGCGCGGCCACACCGACCGCGTCACGCAACTGGCGCTGCTCGTCGGGCAGGCCATGCACCTCCCACCCGACTCGCTGGGCGCGCTGCGCTGGGGCGCGTACCTGCACGACATCGGCAAACTGACCCTCCCGGACGACGTCCTGCACCACCCCGGCCCCCTGACCCCCGCCATGCGCGACCGCATGCACCAGCACGTCCAGGAAGGCCTGAACCTCGCCCGGCAACTGCCCTTCGTGCCGCCCGAGGCGCTGGACGTGATCGCCGCGCACCACGAACGCTGGGACGGCAGCGGCTACCCACGCGGCCGCAGCGGCACCGCCATTCCCCTGACCGCCCGGATCTTCGCCGCGTGCGACGTGTTCGACGCCCTGACCAGCCCCCGCGCGTACAAGCACGCCTGGACACCCGGCGACGCCCTGCACTTCGTGCAGCAGGGCAGCGGCACGCACTTCGACCCGCAGGTCGTGCAGGCCCTCACGCAGGTCCTCGGACACCACGCCGCGTAA